The sequence below is a genomic window from Eubalaena glacialis isolate mEubGla1 chromosome 13, mEubGla1.1.hap2.+ XY, whole genome shotgun sequence.
AGATGTGACTGGGaaatcaaagaaggaaaactCAGTGAGAGTACTACTTAAAAGAAATTACTGATTCCTGAGTTAGGAGAGTTGCACAGGCTAAAACAAAAGACTACAATGCACGTGGTTTTGATGAAAGATCAGCAAACAGAACCACAAAATGAAGGAGACAGCATCATCGGTAAAGTAAAACAAGATCTAGAATATGAGAAAAAGAGAGTTCGTCAACCTGAAGATGATAAAATGAACATTACTAAAGAGTTAGATGggcaaaaagaaaagttaattcatttaaaaatggaaaaaggacaGTTAGAAGCAGAATTTTGTCAGGATGAACAGAGACTGTTGGAAGAAAGGAAGTATGAGCAAGCTTTTAAAGAACTGTCAAATACTGATAACCCAGACAGCTGTGCCTTACAGCTGGAGCATGAGTGTTTAATTAAACTCGGTCAAGAGAAAGACTGTGAAATATCAGAACTCAAAAAGAATATTGAGCAGATGATTGCTGGGCACAAAGAAACTAAGGAAGTTTTGTCATCTAGTTTAGAAGAGCAGAAGCAATTGAAGCAACtcataagagagaaagaaatttttattgaaaaacttCAAGGAAGTTCACAGCTTCGGGAGGAGTTAGATCAATATACTCAAGCCTTAAGaaaaatggggggcttccctggtggcgcagtggttgagagtctgcctgccaatgcaggggacacgggttcgagccctggtccgggaggatcccacatgccgtggagcaactgggcccgtgagccacaactactgagcctgcgcgtctggagcctatgctccgcaacaagagaggccgcgagagtgagaggcccgcgcaccgcgatgaggagtggcccccgcttgccgcaactagagaaagccctcgcacagaaacgaagacccaacacagtcaaaaataaataaataaataaataaaaagttacttgaattaattaactttaaaaaaaagaaaaagaaaaagaaaaatggaaattttacagCAAACCATAGAGGAAAAATATACAAGTCTTGCAtccatgaaagaagaaaatagtcACCTGAAAGAAGAATTGGAATGACTGAGGGAAGAACACAGCCAAACCGCACCTATGATTGACCCTAAAACTCCAGACACTGTTACAGAACTAGAATCTGAGGTATCTCAACAGAGCACAGTTGAAGATAATCTTGAGATTAAACCTCATCAAAAGATAATTGAAGATCAAAACCGGAGTAAAATGCAACTACTTCAATCTTTACAAGAGCAGAAACGGAAAAATCCCAAATACCAACACGAGCAAATGAATATTAAACACAATCAGCTCTTTTTGGCCAAAGGGGAGGAAATGGAGAATTTGCAAAATGCAATAGAACAAATCAAAACCCAGCCGCTGGAAAAATCCCAGCACACGCCAACAGAACATTCTGATACTTTTCAAGTAACAGAAGTTCAGAGTCTTAAtatagaaaatggaaatgaaaagcatGACTTATCTAAAGCCGAAACTGAAAGATCAGTACaaggaataaaagaacaaaaattggaGATTAAACTTCTAactgaaaagaagaagttaccCTTTTAACTGAACAGGTTGATCAGCTGTCCAAAGGTGAGATTGGTAAACTAACTCAGTTTATCCAGCAAAAAGatttgtgtcctcacatgaaAGTATCTTCAGCTTCCTCCAGTGACCAAGATAATGGACAGAGTCCACAGCAATTGCGAGCCTATGCTTTGGAAAGAGAACAAATATTAGCTGTTTTAGATGAGAAGACTAGGGAAAACAGCAATCTTAAAAGAGAAAACTTGAGAATGATGGATATAATTGTTGCCAAAGAAGCAGACCTCGTGAAACTCAAAGATGCAAATACAAAACTCTCCACCAGATTTGAAAGCAGTGGTCAGGATATGTTTAGAGAAACGATCCAGAATTTATCCCACATCATTTGAGAAAAAGATATTGAAGTTGATGCTTTAACTCAGAAGTGTCAGACTTTACTGGCAATACTGCAAACGTCCAGCAATGGTGATGAAGCGAGAGGTGTTAATATGGATCAGTTTGAGGAGCTTCTACAGGAACGTGATAAActaaaacagcaagttaagataATGGAAGAGTGGAAAGAGCACGTGATGGCCACTGTACAACATATGCAGTGTGGGTCACCCCATCTTCAGAAAGAGCTTCAACAACTTCAGGCACGGGTTTTAGTTGACAATGATAATAATTCTAAACTACAGATGAACTATACTGACCTGATCAAACTTATGATGGGAATGAAATCAAAGTCAAAAACTTGGAGAAGCAAGGAGCGCAAATTCAGTTTAGCCTAGAGCAGCTTTGCAATACCAAAGATATTCTGTTAGGGATGTTTGACCTTATTTTACTACAGTCCTCCAATGAATCACTTACATCCGAGTCAGCAGACTCTCTGAAGGCAATGAAACCTGATGGATTGAGTGAATCTTCTAAATTgctcaaagaagagaaagaagagttaAGAAAATTAATGGAGGAAAAAGATGCATCCATTAGAACACTCCAGGAAGATAATCAGAGATTGTCTGATTCCATTGCAGACAGTTCAGAACTAGAAAGAAAACGACGTGAACAAATGGATTCAGAAATGAAGCAGCTACGGGAGAAACAAGATGACTTGCAAAACTTACTTAAGGAAAAAGAGCTTTTAATCAAAGCAAAAAGTGATGAATTACTTTCTTTAAGTGAAAATTTCACTAATGTAGTGAGTGAAAATGATCTTTTGAGGCAGGGAGTAATCAACCTGAAGGAGAGAGTCGTCAACTTTGAACTGGATATGTGTAaactaaaagaggaaaatgaaaaattagtaGAAACATCTAGGGAAGAGGAAACAAAATCAAGAGACAAAGATGTGGTTTTCTATgatgcagagagagaaagaattggaATATGTTGCAATGAAGGAGAAGGCGCTTGCTTTTGAGCATCTTTTGAAAGAAACAGAACTCGGCAAGACAGGGGAATTAAGTCAGTTTTAAATGCAGTTACATCAATGCAAGAAAAGACTATTATGTTTCAACAGGCCAGAAATGAGACCATGTTGGCattgaaacagaaacaaatagaaaactgtGCCCTCCAGAGTGAGGTTCAACATTTACACGACAAAGAACTACACTTAAAGCAGGAGCCAGAGAGATCGCGTAAGCACGCAGTAGAATCAGaagtgtagtgaggtggatggacctagagtctgtcatacagagtgaagtaagtcagaaagagaaaaacaaatacagtatgctaacacatatatatggaatctaagaagaaaaaggaaaaaaaggtcatgaagaacctaggggtaagacggcaataaagacacagacctactagagaatggacttgaggatatggggagggggaagggtaagctgtgacaaagtgagagagtggcatggacatatatacactaccaaacgtaaaatagatagctagtgggaagcagccgcatagcacagggagatcagctcagtgctttgtgaccacctacaggggtgggataggaagggtgggagggagggagatgcaagagggaagagatatgggaacatatgtatatgtataactgattcactttgttataaagcagaaactaacacaccattgtaaagcaattatactccaataaagatgttaaaaaaaaaaaaaaaagaagtgtctcATAACCGCGAAGCTTTGGCTGCAGAAGACAGAGCAGCTAAACTAAGAATGAAAGTCACTGCATTGGAGGAAAAGCTCCTTCTATCTTCCAATGCGAGGGAAAATGCGAATCAGCAAGCCAGTTTGCAGATAGAGTCGTTGAAGGAACAACTGAATGTTgtcacaaagcagagagatgacaTTTGGCTACAGCTTTCTGTTTCCCAAGAACAAGAAAAGTAGTATGCACAAGCGCTAGC
It includes:
- the LOC133104226 gene encoding LOW QUALITY PROTEIN: thyroid receptor-interacting protein 11-like (The sequence of the model RefSeq protein was modified relative to this genomic sequence to represent the inferred CDS: inserted 4 bases in 3 codons; deleted 2 bases in 1 codon; substituted 7 bases at 7 genomic stop codons); translated protein: MAAAAAAAARGARAGRDGGRPGGSYIASRPRRRRRGAARRAGGVWSGEERQAPGGAQPGLRRRPGGRPIPRPQAVPGPRDARPPRALLSPRTSACFRSAIACSTAQRWHLQSGCDGGRVQGAEVVQGTGKITEAEEKGPTPALGSRGDEQRPERGQVPGDGPFVTSQARPGHCQIYSFDVNEIYKLQNTIKEFEQNLNKEIDDHQLEIAVLQDVHQQKLAEISRRHQKQLKDYEGMIHDMQKAIEVPAAEKIESTKKIKGLEIRVKYLKKKLSSVEKERNALIREQDQINEMNERTEEGELQPSIRKWSDAVTEKEKVLPQSTSLEEVSRXQQPLSDAENEIMRLSSLKQEELQLSLVKLSNEHELIKRTATGDMNSDSEVHHLRCDWEIKEGKLSESTTXKKLLIPELGELHRLKQKTTMHVVLMKDQQTEPQNEGDSIIGKVKQDLEYEKKRVRQPEDDKMNITKELDGQKEKLIHLKMEKGQLEAEFCQDEQRLLEERKYEQAFKELSNTDNPDSCALQLEHECLIKLGQEKDCEISELKKNIEQMIAGHKETKEVLSSSLEEQKQLKQLIREKEIFIEKLQGSSQLREELDQYTQALRKMEILQQTIEEKYTSLASMKEENSHLKEELEXLREEHSQTAPMIDPKTPDTVTELESEVSQQSTVEDNLEIKPHQKIIEDQNRSKMQLLQSLQEQKRKNPKYQHEQMNIKHNQLFLAKGEEMENLQNAIEQIKTQPLEKSQHTPTEHSDTFQVTEVQSLNIENGNEKHDLSKAETERSVQGIKEQKLEIKLLTEKKVTLLTEQVDQLSKGEIGKLTQFIQQKDLCPHMKVSSASSSDQDNGQSPQQLRAYALEREQILAVLDEKTRENSNLKRENLRMMDIIVAKEADLVKLKDANTKLSTRFESSGQDMFRETIQNLSHIIXEKDIEVDALTQKCQTLLAILQTSSNGDEARGVNMDQFEELLQERDKLKQQVKIMEEWKEHVMATVQHMQCGSPHLQKELQQLQARVLVDNDNNSKLQMNYTDLXQTYDGNEIKVKNLEKQGAQIQFSLEQLCNTKDILLGMFDLILLQSSNESLTSESADSLKAMKPDGLSESSKLLKEEKEELRKLMEEKDASIRTLQEDNQRLSDSIADSSELERKRREQMDSEMKQLREKQDDLQNLLKEKELLIKAKSDELLSLSENFTNVVSENDLLRQGVINLKERVVNFELDMCKLKEENEKLVETSREEETKXQETKMWFSMMQREKELEYVAMKEKALAFEHLLKETELGKTGELSQXLNAVTSMQEKTIMFQQARNETMLALKQKQIENCALQSEVQHLHDKELHLKQEPERSRKHAVESEVXXVSHNREALAAEDRAAKLRMKVTALEEKLLLSSNARENANQQASLQIESLKEQLNVVTKQRDDIWLQLSVSQEQEKXYAQALANMRMVVAEWMEIVADNLEGKLISAQGHQEKVNAALTLKEEQIKDLKKQNEVQQEVLDDVQKKLMNLLSNTEGKVDKSLMRNLFLGYFQTPKQQRHEVLQIMGNILGIRKEEIDLVFNEEQGGGTRWMTGWLGSKSVPNTPLRPNQQSRPKNSCSELFVKFLETESHLTLPPLKPSARDPKPLDSLGKKKLAKNLPPSSLKTTSGSTPKTPDVNQRSAAVSLINPPRPETDGSEHLLLNAVTDVLPTYTPLLLSPGKRAGVVLKDLSKP